From the genome of Bacteroidota bacterium, one region includes:
- a CDS encoding 7-carboxy-7-deazaguanine synthase QueE, whose protein sequence is MKYKVNEIFLSLQGEGFNQGKKVIFIRLAGCNLNCKWCDTCYENFTNYSDSEIIDEISKFNCKSVIITGGEPTIHNLEILLEKLKQKNYWIGIETNGTIEIEHLKAQLDYITISPKGVAAQKNANEVRIVNDKVSVGYLQTIENSLNADNYYISPLDENNDMNIVSTLKLLKDINSQSKKQWRLSLQLHKIFGIK, encoded by the coding sequence ATGAAATATAAAGTAAATGAAATATTCTTAAGTCTTCAGGGCGAAGGATTTAATCAGGGCAAAAAGGTAATTTTTATTAGGCTTGCCGGTTGCAATCTTAATTGTAAATGGTGCGACACTTGCTACGAAAATTTTACGAATTATTCCGATTCGGAAATTATTGATGAAATTTCGAAATTTAATTGCAAATCGGTAATCATTACCGGAGGCGAGCCTACAATTCATAATTTGGAAATTCTGTTAGAAAAATTGAAACAAAAAAACTATTGGATAGGAATTGAAACAAATGGGACAATCGAAATTGAACATTTAAAAGCTCAACTCGACTATATTACAATTTCGCCAAAAGGAGTAGCTGCCCAAAAAAATGCAAATGAAGTCAGAATTGTAAATGACAAAGTTTCAGTTGGATATTTGCAAACTATCGAAAATAGCTTAAATGCTGATAATTATTATATTAGCCCGCTCGACGAAAACAATGATATGAATATTGTCTCCACGCTTAAGCTTCTTAAAGATATTAATTCGCAAAGCAAAAAACAATGGAGGCTAAGTTTGCAATTGCACAAAATATTTGGGATAAAATAA
- the queD gene encoding 6-carboxytetrahydropterin synthase QueD, which yields MFYIKKRMEISSSHKLDLDYESKCTQLHGHNWIIDVYCKSEKLNKSGMVIDFSEIKNRIFKKLDHKYLNEILEFNTTAENLAFWIYQQIDSCYKVDVRETNGNTATYEE from the coding sequence ATGTTTTATATCAAAAAAAGAATGGAAATCTCTTCAAGTCATAAACTTGATTTAGATTACGAAAGCAAATGTACTCAACTTCATGGCCATAACTGGATTATTGATGTGTATTGCAAAAGCGAAAAATTAAATAAGAGTGGCATGGTAATAGATTTTTCTGAGATAAAAAATCGAATTTTTAAGAAACTTGACCACAAATATTTAAACGAAATCTTAGAATTTAATACCACTGCCGAAAATTTGGCATTTTGGATATACCAACAAATTGATAGCTGCTATAAAGTTGATGTTCGGGAAACAAATGGAAATACGGCAACCTACGAAGAATAA